Proteins encoded by one window of Microcebus murinus isolate Inina chromosome 2, M.murinus_Inina_mat1.0, whole genome shotgun sequence:
- the TEX46 gene encoding testis-expressed protein 46, with amino-acid sequence MTQGSGGGRDSCHGGDRERVLGPVCLHAIMLGELIFLLRSLHGILASSGTIGAVLAWLINYKPVFFGFLLLLLLLSNWLVKYEQKLTPSEPQKEEAEKAKASENKPNANAMHKKEAQKMQACFALQDKVFERLLLSEMKLQVLENQMFIIWGKMNRHWRSSRHRNFPARKHRMRRQERTFSTLSDCTSNSQP; translated from the exons ATGACTCAAGGGAGTGGGGGTGGCCGCGACTCTTGTCATGGAGGGGACCGAGAGAGGGTCCTGGGGCCTGTGTGCCTCCACGCCATAATGCTGGGGGAACTAATATTTCTTTTAAGGAGTCTCCATGGGATACTTGCCTCCTCAGGTACCATAGGAGCAGTGTTGGCTTGGCTGATAAATTATAAGCCAGTCTTCTTTGGGTTCCTACTCCTTCTGCTGTTGCTTAGCAACTGGCTGGTCAAGTATGAACAAAAGCTCACCCCCTCAGAGCCCCAGAAG gaggaggcagagaaagcAAAGGCTTCTGAAAACAAACCCAACGCCAATGCCATGCACAAGAAAGAAGCGCAGAAGATGCAAGCTTGCTTCGCCCTCCAGGACAAAGTCTTTGAACGGCTTTTGCTCAGCGAAATGAAACTGCAAGTCTTAGAAAATCAGATGTTCATCATATGGGGTAAAATGAATCGCCACTGGAGGTCAAGCAGACATCGGAATTTTCCCGCAAGGAAACACAGAATGAGGAGGCAAGAACGGACTTTCTCCACCCTCTCCGACTGTACTTCCAACTCCCAGCCATGA